A genomic region of Pseudomonas frederiksbergensis contains the following coding sequences:
- the ihfB gene encoding integration host factor subunit beta: protein MTKSELIERIVTHQGLLSSKDVELAIKTMLEQMSQCLATGDRIEIRGFGSFSLHYRAPRVGRNPKTGQSVSLDGKFVPHFKPGKELRDRVNEDEEDGV from the coding sequence ATGACGAAGTCGGAGTTGATCGAACGAATTGTCACCCATCAGGGGTTGCTCTCATCCAAGGATGTCGAGCTGGCCATCAAGACTATGCTTGAACAAATGTCCCAGTGCTTGGCCACCGGTGATCGAATCGAGATCCGCGGCTTTGGCAGCTTCTCATTGCACTATCGTGCACCACGTGTCGGCCGTAATCCGAAGACCGGTCAGTCTGTAAGTCTCGATGGAAAGTTTGTTCCTCATTTCAAGCCGGGCAAAGAGCTGCGAGATCGAGTGAACGAAGACGAGGAGGACGGGGTTTGA
- a CDS encoding LapA family protein has protein sequence MRNLRRVVFVVFVLLLILAILGFVLENQQAVSLLFFGWAGPQLPVSVVVVIALLVGMLIGPCIAWMFGRIARVRRKRLA, from the coding sequence GTGCGTAATCTCAGGCGCGTTGTCTTCGTGGTTTTTGTTCTTCTGCTTATCTTGGCGATCCTGGGATTCGTTCTTGAGAATCAGCAGGCTGTTTCTTTGTTGTTCTTCGGTTGGGCTGGTCCACAACTGCCTGTGTCTGTTGTCGTGGTAATAGCATTGTTGGTTGGGATGCTGATCGGTCCCTGTATTGCCTGGATGTTTGGCCGCATCGCACGGGTTCGCCGCAAGCGCTTGGCTTGA